cccacacgcacacacagtcAGAATGCCCACGCCCACACGCCTGCGCGATCTCATCCGACAGATTCGCGCCGCCCGCACTGCGGCCGAGGAGCGTGCCGTTGTCAACAAAGAGTGCGCCTACATACGGAGCACATTCCGGGAAGAGGACTCTGTCTGGCGGTAGGTCTGCCCCTCACATATAGTATGATACATAATTGCATACCGGCTAATAACTGCTTTCGTTGTGGACTTGCAGCTGTCGCAACATTGCCAAGCTGCTGTACATACACATGCTCGGCTATCCGGCTCACTTTGGACAACTGGAGTGCCTTAAGCTGACGGCCAGCACGCGATTTACAGACAAGCGAATCGGTTATCTGGGGGCCATGCTGCTGCTAGATGAGCGGCAAGATGTACACCTGCTGATCACGAATTGTTTGAAGAAGTAATTCCAGAAGTTCTGAAACATTCGAACCCAATTTTAATCCACTTATCTTTCAGTGACTTGAACAGCTCGACACAGTTTGTGGTCGGCCTGGCGCTGTGCACATTGGGTGCCATTGCCTCGCCAGAGATGGCACGAGATTTGGCCAGCGAAGTGGAGCGTCTGATGAAATCCCCGAATACGTACATCCGAAAGAAGGCAACGCTGTGCGCCTTTCGTGTGATTCGTCGGGTGCCCGAGCTGATGGAGATATTCCTGCCGGCGACGCGTTCACTGCTCAGCGAGAAGAATCATGGTGAAGTCCCCAAACAAAACATATCCCGTATCCTCAATGCTAAccatcccccctccccctgtTTTGCAGGAATTTTGATCACTGGCGTAACGCTCATCACGGAAATGTGCGAGAACAGCTCCGACACGCTAATGCACTTCAAGAAGGTAAGCCCCAGGTGTGCCCCAGGAATAACGTGTGTCCCCGCCCGACCCACAGCAGAGGCTACATCTACTACTCCTACTCCTaatactactactactactactaatgctgcagctgctgctcgtgGTACCTTCCATATGACTCGTATTATGTTTTTTGTCATATTCTTTTCCCtcttttgtttaatttattaattGTTTTTGTGGCGCTCGAAAATAAACACCCTAAACGGGCTGGCGTCGAATCGTTTTGTGGCCCGTCGCGCGGCCTTATAGCTGTAGTTGTATAAAGCCAAGCTCTAACCCTATATATCGCCCCTCCCCATATCTATATATCTTTATTCTTTAATTTGCAAAATTACACACAAACATTCCTTTTTTCTGTTCCCGGATCTTGTGTTTTTTGAATCAAACAACCTGTATACTTACAATTTTAATGCTTGTTTGTTTTTGATCGAATACCGCGCAAACACAAAATGAAATTTGTTGTAATTTGCTTGCCAGGATAGCGGAAATCGAGAGGTATGATCGTTTGTGCCTActagaaatattcctatataAAAcgcctccctctctctctctctctatgtgTCTCTCTCTATACATACGCCTATAACTATATTTTTTCAACCAGTTTTTGTCTGTTGCCTATGTATATGTCTTGATAAATGTCGCGGTAAATGTGAAACAAAATTTAATTACGCTTGAAACGATTATCACTCATGCTTTGTACTGCTTTGTGGCTGCGATCGGACTTACGGACAGTATCACGTGCAGGGTTTATCCGTCTGGCATTGCCATCCGTCTGTTTGAGTGTGGCATTGCCAAGGTGCTTTCGAGTCGAGCCTTGCCAACAGTATATTTGAACACGGCATTGCGAAGGGTCTATTTGAGCGTGGCACATTGATGCTCGACTCGAGACGCACAAGCGAATGCTGCAAAAGAGAATCCCTGAGAAAGCCCCACCGCTGCTTTCTTTGATCGTGATTTTGGCAGTAATCCTTTCACGCACAGTCCGCGTTTTGCCAGCAGAACGTATAATAAGGACGATTGATATTCCGAAACAAGTAATTTCTAAGCGATTAAAAGacgtatacatatgtaatagAATTCCACTTTTTAGCAGTTTTTTTGTAGATCTactattttttgttgtttggtaggaatctctctctctctccccacCAACACCTGTACCCGTACCCCCTGTACATAGAGTTTTTTTTGGACCTCCGAAAGGTTTGAGGTCTCTCCGTTTGGTTTGCACCTCTCTGTTTTCCCTTAAGCACCCTACAAAGacccacgcacacacaccacaccacaccagaCACGCTCTCGCTCTTGCACACTCTTAAAAAGACACACTAGTATGAGTACTTTCCGCATTTCTCCCGTCGAATAGCGTGTACCGCTTTTGAACCCCGAAAACTAATACGTTCTACACAAACAGATCGTCCCGAATCTAGTGCGCATACTGAAGAATCTTATTCTGGGCGGCTATTCGCCAGAGCACGATGTGAGCGGTGTGAGCGATCCGTTCCTGCAGGTGAAGATACTGCGCTTGCTGCGCATATTGGGCCACAATGATCCGGATGCTTCGGAGGCGATGAACGATATACTGGCACAGGTGGCGACCAACACGGAGACGAGCAAAAATGTGGGCAACACCATACTCTATGAGACAGTGCTCTCCATAATGGATATACGGTGAGGCTTGCTGCTTTTAATGGATTCCAAAATACTTATATGTCTCTCTTTGGGCAGCTCGGAGGGTGGCCTACGTGTCCTGGCTGTGAATATACTGGGACGATTCCTACTCAATTCGGACAAGAACATACGCTACGTGGCACTGAATACGCTGCTCCGCACTGTCCATGCGGACACGTCGGCTGTGCAACGGCATCGCACCACCATATTGGAGTGTCTCAAGGATCCCGATGTGTCCATTCGTCGCCGGGCAATGGAATTGTCGTTTGCCCTGATCAATGCACAAAATATACGTACAATGACCAAGGAGCTGTTACTGTTCCTCGAGAAGGCCGATGCGGAGTTTAAGGCTCAATGCAGTTCTGGCATGATCTTGGCCGCCGAACGCTATTCGCCCAATACGCGCTGGCATTTGGACACACAGCTGAGTGTCCTGATTGCCGCTGGGAATTATGTGCGCGACGATGTGGTATCCTCTACTATACAGCTGGTCTCCAGCAGCCCTGTGTTGGAGCAGACATACATCACGAATCGTTTCTGGGAATCGCTGCAGGTGGCAAACCATTGCGAGGATAAGCAGCCATTGTTGCAGGTTGCCGTCTGGGCCATAGGCGAGTACGGGGATCTCTTCATGTATGGCTCAAATGAGGATGGTGAGTGGATATCTCGAATGATTAGCAGTAGATTGTGCTGGAATTTAATTTATCAAATTGCTTTGTCTTTTTTTCAGAGTTTGAACGTCCCTCTGAGAGCGATCTGATCGCCATGTATCATAAGTTTTTAACCTCTGCTCAAGTTTCGACCACAAGCAAGCAATATGCCCTGGTCTCCCTAGCCAAGCTAAGCACGCGTCTGCAGCAATGCGTGGAGTAAGTAGCCCTCTAGTCCCCAACGATCTCCTCTCTAATCCTTTGCCTGTCCTTAGGGAAGTCCAAGCTCTGATCACCTCGTTTGGCAGCCATCTCAATGTGGATCTGCAGCAGCGAGGCGTGGAATTCACACAACTCTTTGGCCACTATAAGCATCTGCGTCCGGCGCTGCTCGAAAAGATGCCGGCCATGCAGATCAGTCGCATAAGCTCGCAGAATGGCGAGAGCGGCGGCTCTTTCGATGACAACAGTCCAGATGTCATCGAGAATGGTGTGGAGGGAGGGGGCAACGTTGGTGTCGGACATTCACTTATCGAAAGCAATATGAATATGCTGGGTGACAATACGGTAAAGGATGCCATCTATCCTCCATCTATTCCATCTCTTAACCATTATATTCTCTTCTTTCAGAACATTCTGCTGGATCTATTGGGCAGCACAGATCTGTCGGCGGGCGCCAGTGATCTGGTGGCAGCCACCGATCTGTCCAATGCCGTGCATAAAAAGAACTCGCGGAATGCCAATGACATTGGCGTGGCCGTGTCCAATAACCAGGATCTGTTGGATTTACTTGACCTGGATATGACGGCGCCTGCGACTGTCACAGCGACGGCGCCAGGTGCGGGCGGTATCATGCTGGATCAACACCATACGAGTGCGGCCAACATGAATACCATGCTGGGCGGCCTGGATCTGGGTGGCTTTGGGGGTCTTGATGGCTCTGGCAGCATACCCATAAATGGCAATGATCTGGTGGCCAGCATGCTGGGTATTGTttccgccgccgccgcagcaccaccagcagcagcagcagcggatgGCAATGGCAGCAGTCTGCTGGGCGATCTAAATCCCACAGCAGCCTCCAACAATGTGACAGTGGTGCCTATATATTCTTAGTTTTGACCGTATTTGTAATGCTAAttaattgtttttttgatAGCCACCGCAGGGACCCAAGCTGACGGCGCTGGACAAGAACGGTTTGTTGGTGCAACTGGTGCCGGTTACGGGCAATGATTGCATGCGGATCTATATGACGACCACAAACGGCTCAGACAATACATTAGAGCAATATTTGCTAAAGGTACGATCgatgcctcctcctcctcctcctctccctctccctgtctctttctctgacTCAGTCGTTCTCTTTTTGGTTAACAGGCGGCCGTTCAAAAGAGTTTCCAGCTGCAAATGCTGACGCCCTCGGGTAACCTGCTGCCGCCGGGCGGTGTTATCACGCAGGAAATGCGCGTTGTGGCCACATCAAATGTGAGTCTCCACGGTTCTCCAAGAGCTATCTCTATAATTTAACTGTCTTTAATCTAATTTCCAGTCGGTATTGCGTATGCGTTTACGTATTCAGTATGCGCTCGATGGCCAGCAGCTCGTGGAGCAGACGGAGGTCAGCGGCTTTccagagcagcagccaggaACAGCGGAATAAAAGAGTGTAACTTGTATTAAAGCAAAATTAGCCTAATATATctaaaaagaaaaggaaaacaaACGCAAAGAAACGGAAAAACTCAAAAGAGAAGaaggaacagaacagaaacagaagcagcaggaaaTTATGGAAAAACGAGCAACAATTCTAAAagctaacacacacacacacactgtggTTGTCACACATTTATTGTAAATTAAGttaacacacacaaacacaatcGAAACTAGATTTCGGATTGGCGCCCAGCGTTGCCAGACTGTTTTGTCTCCAGTCCAGCGCCCAAGCAAAAACGGGCCAGCCCTTTCGTATTTGTTTGctaatttatttatatatatactgtacTACATAGATTTCTTGTCAGATTttaaaaaacacacacattcTTTGTCCAATAACTTGTCCTATTTTCTTGTGTTTGAGCATTCTGTATCGTGTGtaatttgttttttgtgtgtgtttaaaAGACAACTTTCAGTTTTAATTTATAAGACAATAAAAGTCAAACCTTATAAATAGCCCCCCAGAAACTAAAGTAAACAGGCGACTAAAGAGAAATTGTATTAAAAAGCATAAAACAGACAGACAACAAGAAGAGACGTATCGGAAATTGTGTAGCAAAAGGCATTTAAGGGAAAAAGCTTAGCATtttaaatgaaatgaaaatgggAACGAGACGCGGtatgaaatgaaatgttgAATGGCCATTTGATAAAGAATCCATAGAAGCACTTTGTTAATTCTATTTATAATGCAATTGTGCCCCCAAatggtttttgttgttttttttttttgatagaACAATGTCGAAAAGGAACAGCGGAAGATCAGGTTCTTGCAGGGAAAGAGTTTCAGCttcagccccagccccagcagGAGCAGCGCATCCATCGAGTGGATAAGGCCTCTGATATATACATTCATGtacacacaaaaaacaaatatGTATATTGTTATTTCCTGTGAGCACGTACTTAAAGTCGATAAAAGGAGCTGAAACGGAGAAAGGAAGGAAAGAAACCAGAAAAGCACTGTGGAAAAACTAGATACTATCTTTAATAAATATACACACAAAACACTTAaacctacatatatatatatatatgtgtatatatatatatacatataactatatatatatatatatgtatatatatatacatataactgAATAGTTTGGCTGGCTGGAGGCGAGCTGTGGAATGAGAATGGGAGGGGATGGGCATGATCGGGGGCATCGGAAAGCAAAGAAAATCCATTAACtattattactattattattatgattatAAATGAATTATGCAGCTgtatgagagagagagaaataataataacattAACATATTGTAcaatatattattatttttgtattattatcattttttatatatatatataacacatatatagtatatatatattcaatCAACCTTTTGAGTCGAAATAAACAAAACGATTTTGTTTTATCGAAGGACACGACAGCCCCAGACTATCTTCTGGTCGGTATCAACGACTGATACTGGAAATTCAGTGAGAATTCAGTGGAGCTAAATGCCTTTTTTGCTTCGAGAATTACTCTTTGACAGATGGCGTCAGAGACACGTACAAACTAGTGGAAAAGAGAATGCCCAGGTATGCACTAACAAAATTCAGGTCGTGGGTGAATGCTGCCATTTGACGCTCAAAAGCTATGGGAATCACTTGGCTCGAAGTACCTCCTGGCAGTAATTTCACCTAATAAATTCTTAAGCACTTCGTACATGGGGCTGCCCGTGTGGCAAGCCAAAATTAAGATCCAGTAAGAAAGCGCGCTAAAGTTAATAAAACTTTGAAGATTACACACCTAATAAAACTATATCTTAAAAACTAAAGGCAATTAGGCAGAGATTATGACACACAGCCATCTATGTACATTTGTATATTTTGTTACTATAGAACCTTGGTTCGATTGATTGGTTTGATTCGTCATATTCCTGAGAAGCTCTTCATAACATAGCGACTATTTTCAATAGATAAAGACACTATACCGACATGACTGTATCAACTCGTTATCAACAAACTCCTATaaattatttaatatattaaatattcaTAGTCAAATTGGATAGGCTCCTTATATGATGCCGCACGGCATAGGACGAATGTTGCTCTCGTGTGTTTGGTGTGAAGTCATTATTATAACCAAAaggaagaaatcaatttgtagTGGCTAGGAAACGCCGTCCACGCGCTTACTCCttctctcacacacactcttCGTCGTGCAATGTGTGCACGCTTtggcggaggagagccatactgactgagtatcgggtataaatgtaaaGTCGCGGCCGTAGCTACGGCTCACAGCGACAGAGCGTTCGGTCGTCGCTTGGCTTTTGCCCGCTAAATGCTCTTTTCTGAGTCCGTCTGCGAGCATTTAGCGAGACTTCACATATCGCTCGCTCGGACTTGTATCGTTGGTAAGTCCGTTTACGAACAAACATTCTATGATAGTTACGTTTTACTATCGTTTTTTGGTCCACTGGGTCCACAGCAATAAAATAGGCGAGGGACCAGAATAACAGACACCAAATAAAGGAGACAAAACAAGGCCCATAAGAGCAGAAAATACGCAGCTGGTAGAATATATTAAACTGAGAATAATCTTACAAGACGACACAGGATCTCTTGTCCTCGGTTGGATATGCTCGATagatatgcatatgtatgaaTGCACACCCTGTGGTTTACAGAATTTTTAAGATTTGTGACTCAAATTGGCTACATTGTACTAAAAATCAAGAATGCTTTTTCTATCTTGAGTAACAATAATTGATTTTTATGCTACTAGTAAAACGTTCTTACTTGTTTCATCTTTATTTTGGGCTTCCTTTCAAGCATAATATTCCATCGCATGCTGAATACACTCCAGTAATCGCATACAAGCGATCCGATTACTccacgctctctctctctctgtctatcCTTCTGAGTAACGGCCCCCGGAAAGTAGACTATGAAAAAAGGGAAAGCCATGGTCCCACGTGGCGGCTGGCGTGTAAATCACTGCCACAAGTCGCTCGGGCTGTCAGTCACTAAGATAGACGAATAAATACTTGGAAGTCCCACCGTCATCGTACCCTGCCGTACCCCCGACAGACGTAATCGTAATCCTAATCCTTGGCCAAATCCccacacagcagcagcagcagcagcaggaaagtgTAACAAAATGCGAATAATGGAAATCATCGCTGGATATCGGGATGTCTCACGGCTGTCAATTGCAGGACTAGCGGGCCACAGCTGTGTCTAGGATTTTTTTGGGGCCGGCGAGAGCACGACGGCTCATCGGCCCTCATCGGGCCCGCTCCCACTCTCTCATTTTGTGGGTGTATGGGGTAACCTTTGGTAAGGTTAAATGTGAACAGCGGAACCCGCGAATTGTGCCACGCCAAAACAGAGATGCGACGCCCAAACAGCAGTAGCAGCTCGTCCTTGTTCTCAGCAGCTCGTTTCCTGccctttgtctctctctctctctctctctgtgtgtgtgtggggcgagGCGGGACAACGTGTAGAGGCGCCGACGCATTGAgggatatggatatggatacGCTTTTATCCTTTGCATCCAACTCGACCACGACCACGACGACGGCCGCCTCGGCACAAGTTCGCTTCGAACGTGTTGGCTTGCAACCCGGTTCGATGACTGTCAGTGGTGCTCCTGTATCCACTCACCCTGCTGCCCTGCATCCGGGCTTGTGTTGGCTTTGGCTATAAACAGCATCAGCATCTATGTATATCTATGCCacggctgccactgccactgccacttccCCCCCGCCCCCTCCCTCAGCAGCTGCTGTCAAGGGCGTAGTGAAAATACTTGACTCGGTGCGGGGCCTGCCCCGAAGGGGTGGGCTGTTATAGAATGATTGAGATTAGTTTCCATTTCTTAATTGAAAAGTTGCTCTAATCTTTTGATatttgtggaaaatttgttTCAATATTGATATGAATTTTGTGCTGCAAGTCGaggccgcctgccgcctgctgcctgctgcctgctgcctgctgttAACCCCCGTGGCACTACGCCCCCGCATGACTGCTCTCCATGGTACGGTACATCAATCGCCCTTCgggctgctgcttctgatgctgcttctgatgctgctgctgttgctgtggcctCTGCTGTTGTATTCCCTGGGCCTCCTCACTCCCACTTGCCCACTCCCCCCCCCCTTGTTTGCGCCTCCTGGCACTCTGGGAGGAAAAAAGTAATTTTGTGCAACGATGCGACGACCCTTGGCCAAAAACGacacaaaaaaacaacaacggcagcagcagtggctACAGAAAGAACAACAAGAATAATAAGGACATCGACAGCGACGAAGATTAAGATACCCTTGGATATCCATAGAACCAAATGTCAACGATAATGAAAGCTGGTTAGTATATCTTCTAAAAACATACTTTTGAACTGCGATAATGATCTGATTTGTTTGAGCTATGAAATCTGCCAGAGTCACAATCTGAAATCTCTTATGTTTGGTCGGTATTTTCCTCAAAAATACTGGACTGTGTCTGTGCAAAAGTTTCAGATACAAAAATGGACCTGTTTTTGATTTAATAATCTCATCAAGCAGAtgtgcatatacatatgcatgtgtgtAATTTCTAGGATCGTAAATTCTATCATTCGCTGCAGGGCAAACATCTGTTCAAAGTCGTGATACCCTCTCTACCCTCTGTGTCTCTCGCCCTTGCTCCATCTCTCGTGCAAGGGTACTATATTGAGAATGTAATGAGAAACCTTTTATGGCACAAACACATGCTCGCTTTTCATGctccccatgccccatgccccactCCAGCTGCCCCACCAGTTTTATGGGGGGGCCAAAGTTATCTTCTCTCGTTTTGCCTTTTAGTCGTAGTCtaattttattttgtttgtcgCTTCATCTgcttcttactcttcttccATCTCCACCTCCAACTTCTTCGTCTGCTACATTTCCATCTCCATATTCTCGCTCTTCTTTTGTCTACTTAGAATTaataatttttgttgttttttgttcaTATTTTCCTCTTTTGCTCCATCCTCTGGGCACTTCTTATTCCTTTTCTTTCTTCTCGGTTTCCATATCTTAttcctttttttttccttctcCGTTTCCAACCTCTTATTCATTTTGTTGTAATAcaatatgttttttttttttttggaggtactctatatattttattttgtttaatttgttcttctcttttgttttcttttgctttttttacgctttttttttttggttgttgtttttaataatttatattacaaaataaaaatcaaaaagccAGGGGCATGgatgggactgggactgggactggtgggggggagggggacaTACGGGCTTTTTGGAATTTGGCAAATGATTTGGCAGGTGGGCGACCGAccctctcactctcactctaCCCCACTCTTTTCTCTTTCATTCAGCCATCTCTCTCCTTTTCGCCTCCCACCTCTCTAtctttgtgtgtttttttgtgcctttgtgtgggtgtgggggcGTGTCCATTGGGAGCATTGGAGCATCTTTATCGAAATAACATTGTAATTGCTTTTTGATAAATGAAGCACGCGCTGCACAACTGACAGCCAACAAAAGCAACTAAAACAAACAGAAGGCGGCGGAGGGTTGGCGGGGGGAGGGGTATTGGTAGGAGAAGGTGGGGAAATCCCAGGGAGAGGCAtaaaaaaacgaaaacaaactTATAAGAATGCCAGCCCCCCTAAAGGCGCGATAAACGTACCAGAGATTACCCTGGAATTGAGCAAATATCAGTTTAGTTTTGGAAGACACGATTGGAAGATCTAGATCTAGAAGATATCTCTTGGAATACCATGATTGGAAGTCACATTCTATTGGATGGGTGGGAAAGGCTCGGAAGGAACGAAGGGTATGGAAAGGAAATCGATTCCAAGGGGTGGAAGCTGTGGGATATATAGGCGAAGGTAGTGCTAAAATCGTAAGACTTCTCTCTATAAAAACCCTCTTAAGCCCAACCCTTTCGATCTAATGGATCATAAATAGATTTAAAAAACAGTACAGCCATGTGTATAAAGATTTTATTGAATCCCGATATTCGTATTCATTCATTATAGGGTATTTCAAGGGTCTGTCTAGTTTGATTTGTTTCGTCCATCGTTTATGCCCTTGCCCCTAATGGGTATTGGGGTTATAAAAGCAAAATCGCTCGGACGTCTCACTCAAGTGAAGGCAATGCACCAATCGCATACCCCCAATCCACTCCTAATTCCCATTCTCCTCCACAACCACCACCCTCCTGATCTCTTCTGGGTGCTGCAGCCAGAGAGCGGGTGCAGGGGggcgccccccccccccccgcgcACGCACTCTCTGGGAAGACAATTTAAAATGTTGAAAAATGCTCAGCTAATTGGCAGTTGACAGCGTCGAGAGCCTGGGATTGGCTTGCCCCACAAAACCGAGAGGACAGGGTGGGACAGCAGGGATGGGACACTGGGATAGGGTGGGGACGAGGGACGAGGCCGACGAGGGCCGGTGGCAGGGGCAGACGGGTGATGGCTGTAGGGGCATATAAATTTAATTTGGTTTATAAAAAGTGCTTGAGAATGTGGAATGGGACGACGGAGAACATGGACCAACAACGAGAGCTGAAGCGGCCTGAAGTGGCCTCAGCGAACAACAGCTGAAAGGGgacgggtgtgtgtgtgtgtgggatgGATTGATGGTTGGATGAATGCTGTTGTTGCAAGGGCCAAGTGGCCAGAGGTGGAATGGGGCCAGATTGAAGCTTGGGCTAATGGCAGCCAAGTGGCCGCCAAATCCATCTGAGGTGGACCCAAAACCCGTTCGGCCCTCAGCTAatcccccaaaaaaaaaaaagccaaattgaattgaaaaaatatttaaataatttttggaaccaaacagaaaaaaaaaaaaataataatatagaAACATAAtgaaagaaaaacgaaaaagttTTCGTAAAAATTTATGAAAGGGCACAGCAGCTGAAGGGTGAGGTGGAGAGAGTTGCCGGAAAatgaagaaaacgaaaaaagttTAATCGGAAATTCTTAAGAGAATACTTTTCCGGGGCCgcgccactccactccaccccactcccatcccatcccatcccatccccgtCAGCCTGGTCGTTCCCTCTTGCCAAGGAATTTTTCCATTTCATCTATTCAAAGAAGTTTCTCATAATCGACACGACATCCCCTGCCATTGCCCCAGCCGCTCGTTCAATCCCTTGTAGGAATCATCCCCCCTTTTTTGTCTTGAATGCATTTGCATATCCCAACTCTAATTTATATGATAAGTGGCGGACAAAAGGGACGACTCCCGGAGAACCAAAGAGTGGGCCACAAGGGGGGGGCATGAAAATCGATGACTTAGTTTTTCTGATTATTCCAATTTCTTCCCCTGCCCtttacccccccccccccccccaccaacAAGGGTGTAGTATTCCCATGCCAACCCGTAGTAACAAATAAAAGTAGCCAAAAATGAGCTGCAataacaaatcaaattgtaTTTACATAATAAACAAATAAGGGATAAATTTTCCTCGGTTAGAAGGGTTTCGCGTCCTTCCATTATTCAACTGTTTTCTTCTACATTGGTATATATCTAAAAATATTATTGGCATTTCGAATTAGTCTTAAATTCTtgtgaaaaaaaaacatgggAACCTGGAAGAGATTTCGCTCCTTGACAGAATGCATTGGTTTAACTACAATACAAGCTAAGGCTAAAACTAAAAGTTATAACTAGAAAATGAGTCATATTTCTATGGCAATGGGTGCTCAGACTCAACAAACTTGTATTCTAAATGCAGCGGTGGGCAGTCGCTGCATCATGCACACGAGATGTATGTTGTTTGTGGCACAGCAGACGCTTGCACGTGTCCACCGCTGTTCCAATATGTAGGGGGGATAGCAGATAGCTTATAGCATGGTTTCTTGAAGGACAACTGGGTTTCCAGTTTGGAAAACGCCTTGGAGATGGGAGCGGCTTTCTTCTTTAGTTTTCCTAGGCGGTGCCTCTCTTTACTTcagtacgagtatatatataatatatagtATGTATGCACGAGTATGTATAATTACTTATCAACCATTTTGAGTTGGGCTGAGCtgaaatttcatttcatttttagTCAAAGTAACTTCCAGTTGGATAGGAAATCTTCCCTTTGGTTGGGAGCATAAACGAAATTTTGATCAAGAAACCGAAACACACTCCAAATTCCAGCTTTATTTAAGTTTTAATTAGAATACTGGTGTTTTTGAAATAAACTATGAAGATTTCAAACAGAATTTGTGGGAAAATTGTGGACTCTATCTTTTGATACCACACCTAAGGGATCTTGAAAGGCCCAGTAAACTAGCCTAGACCTTCTTCCGCTCAGATTCAAATAGTAGAGTCAATGATTTCATTATGAGAAAAATTTAAGGGGTATTATTCCAAACAGGATTCACCAGAGATCATTACCTTAAAGGGCTTTTAGGGGGTGTTTTTAGGGGCAATAAAAAGAATAAATTAATaacaattaaatataaataaattagGGCTTAAATATGTACAGGCATTTTGCGTAGCGAAGCTttctctcttctctctctctctctctctttgcttTAGACCTTTGATTAATCATTTAGTTTAGTGATTAGTTTAGTTTAGTTAGTGGCTGCTCTAACGCCTTCTCCGTTCTCTTTGCTTATGCTCTCAAGTACAGTGTAAGTCAGTTAATTAATAGTTTACTTTGTTGTTacaatttgttttgtttttttttttaattcaattGAGTGTTTGTTTTCGTCTAGGTATAAACATttaaaaattttgaaaaatatttcgtttttt
The Drosophila miranda strain MSH22 chromosome XL, D.miranda_PacBio2.1, whole genome shotgun sequence genome window above contains:
- the LOC108157735 gene encoding AP-1 complex subunit gamma-1 isoform X3 — its product is MYPYYEQDWSVLPPENNRRFNPAFNMATIRQAFTEAVERVRMPTPTRLRDLIRQIRAARTAAEERAVVNKECAYIRSTFREEDSVWRCRNIAKLLYIHMLGYPAHFGQLECLKLTASTRFTDKRIGYLGAMLLLDERQDVHLLITNCLKNDLNSSTQFVVGLALCTLGAIASPEMARDLASEVERLMKSPNTYIRKKATLCAFRVIRRVPELMEIFLPATRSLLSEKNHGILITGVTLITEMCENSSDTLMHFKKIVPNLVRILKNLILGGYSPEHDVSGVSDPFLQVKILRLLRILGHNDPDASEAMNDILAQVATNTETSKNVGNTILYETVLSIMDIRSEGGLRVLAVNILGRFLLNSDKNIRYVALNTLLRTVHADTSAVQRHRTTILECLKDPDVSIRRRAMELSFALINAQNIRTMTKELLLFLEKADAEFKAQCSSGMILAAERYSPNTRWHLDTQLSVLIAAGNYVRDDVVSSTIQLVSSSPVLEQTYITNRFWESLQVANHCEDKQPLLQVAVWAIGEYGDLFMYGSNEDEFERPSESDLIAMYHKFLTSAQVSTTSKQYALVSLAKLSTRLQQCVEEVQALITSFGSHLNVDLQQRGVEFTQLFGHYKHLRPALLEKMPAMQISRISSQNGESGGSFDDNSPDVIENGVEGGGNVGVGHSLIESNMNMLGDNTNILLDLLGSTDLSAGASDLVAATDLSNAVHKKNSRNANDIGVAVSNNQDLLDLLDLDMTAPATVTATAPGAGGIMLDQHHTSAANMNTMLGGLDLGGFGGLDGSGSIPINGNDLVASMLGIVSAAAAAPPAAAAADGNGSSLLGDLNPTAASNNVTVPPQGPKLTALDKNGLLVQLVPVTGNDCMRIYMTTTNGSDNTLEQYLLKAAVQKSFQLQMLTPSGNLLPPGGVITQEMRVVATSNSVLRMRLRIQYALDGQQLVEQTEVSGFPEQQPGTAE
- the LOC108157735 gene encoding AP-1 complex subunit gamma-1 isoform X4, with the protein product MNSEHGFNPAFNMATIRQAFTEAVERVRMPTPTRLRDLIRQIRAARTAAEERAVVNKECAYIRSTFREEDSVWRCRNIAKLLYIHMLGYPAHFGQLECLKLTASTRFTDKRIGYLGAMLLLDERQDVHLLITNCLKNDLNSSTQFVVGLALCTLGAIASPEMARDLASEVERLMKSPNTYIRKKATLCAFRVIRRVPELMEIFLPATRSLLSEKNHGILITGVTLITEMCENSSDTLMHFKKDSGNREIVPNLVRILKNLILGGYSPEHDVSGVSDPFLQVKILRLLRILGHNDPDASEAMNDILAQVATNTETSKNVGNTILYETVLSIMDIRSEGGLRVLAVNILGRFLLNSDKNIRYVALNTLLRTVHADTSAVQRHRTTILECLKDPDVSIRRRAMELSFALINAQNIRTMTKELLLFLEKADAEFKAQCSSGMILAAERYSPNTRWHLDTQLSVLIAAGNYVRDDVVSSTIQLVSSSPVLEQTYITNRFWESLQVANHCEDKQPLLQVAVWAIGEYGDLFMYGSNEDEFERPSESDLIAMYHKFLTSAQVSTTSKQYALVSLAKLSTRLQQCVEEVQALITSFGSHLNVDLQQRGVEFTQLFGHYKHLRPALLEKMPAMQISRISSQNGESGGSFDDNSPDVIENGVEGGGNVGVGHSLIESNMNMLGDNTNILLDLLGSTDLSAGASDLVAATDLSNAVHKKNSRNANDIGVAVSNNQDLLDLLDLDMTAPATVTATAPGAGGIMLDQHHTSAANMNTMLGGLDLGGFGGLDGSGSIPINGNDLVASMLGIVSAAAAAPPAAAAADGNGSSLLGDLNPTAASNNVTVPPQGPKLTALDKNGLLVQLVPVTGNDCMRIYMTTTNGSDNTLEQYLLKAAVQKSFQLQMLTPSGNLLPPGGVITQEMRVVATSNSVLRMRLRIQYALDGQQLVEQTEVSGFPEQQPGTAE